One window of Bactrocera tryoni isolate S06 chromosome 2, CSIRO_BtryS06_freeze2, whole genome shotgun sequence genomic DNA carries:
- the LOC120769768 gene encoding uncharacterized protein LOC120769768 isoform X4, with translation MEKAVDEKLDSLTKYAPFINYLLELDNDKYKKFKDIQHWIISRKRYPMNVLQKIEQSIITQYRNLFFDDGKVPKHIMDIFNTHAHVKCFSVNLCSDDEDNAENSSDIEEDDDDVIIVSTSLNTQDNVQPPTENPNQFFKSNDEETFSTKQCSKNIEQEVSSKRALGPEPNQCVKSNEEETSSSTQCSKTKEQEVFSKVVLEPCIIDEPICLDSDDDEVLMNTVPNEGELCVEEEQLFKRRGDFIDKVEESTENKSEAIIQTKVNHSNELSKVWGKPIEVVQLHQMQKTELNLENTKINTDRWKHISEVLTKETGVDVQQLLKSINLTSSQTEKNKNKSPNEDFFSSPNCTNKSPYEDFNSSPQYTNTGVPLTPYPVVNANVIQPNIYSMQTPILPPQTPLRLNLKDPRIVKLLEKSNTLQMISMGMPVRNVTTTTELPKFEPKTYGDYKRQKAERAKKAEELRRREEANKAEDLKRIEEAKSAEELRKIEEAKRSEELRRIEEAKRSEELRKIEEAKRLEELRRIEEGKRSEELRRIEETKKAEELKRIEKAKRAEKLKGLEKAKRAEELKRIEKAKRVEELNRIEEAKKAEELKRIEEAKRAEELRGIEETKKTEELNRIEEAKRAEELKRMDETNRDTEMSSVNNQLDSFGEQQTDLRSIILNTILPYSDKILHVLKKDNDLQDLTDKIAALGNSKKGSDIKTDTNTTAVSHQISSFAVAAVNTSNQNTESANNVQNDVEEQTKCELYSKYTQKSNKRRQKENKSKLAYKRIRSISTSSSSSSTTSESSSMTSTTTSPSTSSTTTANSKRAKENQPLVYEPIIKLRRLSAETISKYTKTPASASRTINIRLVEDVRRTMKTVHHLVKEKPIKLNVKYKNIDIHMTNTNTKFCMLCKSKPSDLTNHYKRVHKIESYVARLSRSALQYLENNISFAQKLAQSTSQSVKKYKIKCAFCQDEIADKFINFYKHFSIHTGEYAFQCDVCKLEKPYEFDIQSHKCHSKSCRNAAIRTLYQYPPNVLVIYLYCCKICNFVQLNEANTFKHLRDHHDKRQDDSSCITKYILTAINDEETCEKSAELDTNYDLLMKDDDVEDIQVKNEAILEDITEKEQVESNQVPGKQQDFKATISSGLGMVELPYTKYYKYSSVLNKNPTSVQQNDERPIVLSSVENVVNSSAASCLEYIKTEYSDILPLQKENYSCKKLLQSSSKISYRQYPNGVSYFGLYKCMATDCLFSTDAKEEILQHLQEHLSSECPPEDCLLCGYCQLDAEICSTPEELIAHIQQKHQQSQFQCSVCCYRAISPSHVSEHFKHAHSEQELQFVYNCALDINLDTSAPANIAELLEENVEPLVCPLKDCVQSFQSVGWMKNHLMHAHSLTIKSESITALEKYACIFCTMNFFDLEKVKNHLARNHPDQQPYVCERVLLPEKEEDLLQNLTITFVSLPTIPAENIRHVKVKQEFGFNSTNDRSVLTRTDKASNTTDAATENQTECDTKPNLEQLVRTAEESVKLSLLKLIKNTGISPDLLYHCPQLTCGGFFSSYDLWYRHMSLRHCCLLSICPHCTNDKNTELPLLDFKEHFELHCCHLNGCFHCGETFSNEQATRDHITLAHTNINTDSATIQTAKVALYFNQSFNILLKSEQEKDRYTLLLELQEVIQNRCKYAEKLYYESLKTQWIVPVTATWLENFPSFKTNDRIKRKCFCRNCPFQTYDNELFYTHLRKTHQVNDNKFVCAKCDFHVACKNWDPIIDHIKMHVLNIHICSVCSFYHHDRQAIRAHLSQEHRFRDVPIVTLIRSSLNTQISLAIVFAQQRKTFSTINSCFCCDKSNSSWNALATHLRKTHHLTLQYFCEICDESLKLTECDVHFSNCHPTAVLRIRCHIATNTQISMDSVMPFKLTIESNANDALGVAIKEEPCDIDMDSDIELINDDDIVIANDMQMCETQKNPTVIRCVSVANLQSQHTNNGNFETLALPQRPLPGADPKSIRCVSVANLQSQHTNNGNFKTHALPQPPLPVADPKSIRCVSVANLQSQHTNNGSFEMLTLPQPPLPVPVSIPQLQPQPIQQLQLQSRLIPQFGAQTRHINPTNVTNTNTPLFTPPLAKHSKNPNFAGDYNNRPVEIFVNGTGNRLSNNYALQNFQP, from the exons ATGGAGAAAGCAGTCGACGAAAAATTAGACAGTCTGACAAAGTATGCGccatttataaattatttgctgGAATTAGATAatgataaatacaaaaaatttaaagatatacaACATTGGATTATATCTAGAAAGAG gTATCCGATGAATGTGCTACAAAAGATTGAGCAGTCGATCATAACGCAGTacagaaatttgttttttgatgATGGG AAAGTGCCCAAACATATTATGgatatttttaatacacatGCGCACGTTAAATGCTTTAGTGTAAATTTGTGCTCCGATGACGAAGATAACGCTGAAAATTCATCTGATATTGAAGAAGATGACGATGATGTTATTATCGTGTCCACATCACTAAACACACAAGATAACGTGCAGCCGCCAACAGAAAACCCaaatcaatttttcaaaagcaaTGATGAAGAGACATTTTCAACTAAACAATGTAGTAAAAACATAGAACAGGAAGTGTCTTCCAAGCGCGCTTTAGGTCCTGAACCAAATCAATGCGTTAAAAGCAATGAGGAAGAGACATCATCATCTACGCAATGTAGTAAAACCAAAGAACAGGAAGTGTTTTCCAAGGTCGTTTTAGAACCTTGTATAATTGACGAACCAATATGCTTAGATTCGGATGACGATGAAGTATTAATGAATACAGTTCCAAACGAAGGTGAATTATGTGTCGAGGAGGAGCAACTTTTTAAGCGGAGGGGAGATTTTATAGATAAAGTTGAAGAAAGTACAGAAAACAAAAGTGAAGCAATTATTCAAACGAAAGTGAATCATTCAAATGAATTGAGCAAAGTGTGGGGTAAACCAATCGAAGTTGTGCAATTACACCAAATGCAGAAGACAGAATTAAATTTGGAGAACAcgaaaataaatacagataGGTGGAAACATATCTCTGAGGTTTTAACAAAGGAAACTGGAGTTGATGTCCAGCAATTgctaaaaagtataaatttgaCTTCgtcacaaacagaaaaaaataaaaataagtcgcCGAATGAGGATTTTTTTAGTTCACCAAATTGCACAAATAAATCACCGTATGAGGACTTTAATAGTTCACCCCAATATACAAATACAGGTGTACCTCTGACTCCTTATCCCGTAGTGAATGCCAACGTGATACAACCAAATATATACAGTATGCAAACTCCTATATTGCCACCACAAACACCGCTTAGATTAAATTTGAAAGACCCGCGAATCgttaaattattagaaaaaagtaaTACTTTACAAATGATTTCAATGGGCATGCCTGTAAGAAACGTAACTACAACAACGGAATTACCGAAATTTGAGCCAAAAACATATGGTGATTATAAACGGCAAAAAGCGGAGAGAGCTAAAAAAGCTGAGGAATTGAGGAGAAGAGAAGAAGCGAATAAAGCTGAGGATTTGAAGAGAATAGAGGAAGCAAAGAGTGCTGAAGAGTTAAGAAAAATAGAGGAAGCGAAAAGATCGGAGGAATTAAGAAGAATAGAGGAAGCGAAAAGATCAGAGGAATTAAGAAAAATAGAGGAAGCGAAAAGATTGGAGGAATTAAGAAGAATAGAGGAAGGGAAAAGATCAGAGGAATTAAGAAGAATCGAAGAAACGAAAAAAGCTGAGGAACTGAAGAGAATAGAGAAAGCGAAAAGAGCAGAGAAATTAAAGGGACTAGAGAAAGCCAAAAGAGCAGAGGAATTAAAGAGAATAGAGAAAGCGAAAAGAGTGGAGGAATTAAACAGAATAGAAGAAGCGAAGAAAGCTGAGGAACTGAAGAGAATAGAGGAAGCGAAAAGAGCAGAGGAATTAAGAGGAATCgaagaaacgaaaaaaactgAGGAACTGAACAGAATAGAAGAAGCCAAAAGAGCAGAGGAATTGAAAAGAATGGATGAAACGAACAGGGACACTGAAATGTCAAGTGTAAATAATCAATTGGATTCATTTGGTGAGCAACAAACTGATTTAAGAAGTATAATTTTGAATACTATTCTACCATATAGTGACAAAATACTACATGTCCTTAAGAAAGACAACGATTTGCAAGATCTAACCGATAAAATAGCAGCATTGGGCAATTCCAAAAAAGGATCAGATATAAAAACTGACACTAACACAACCGCAGTAAGTCATCAAATATCAtcttttgctgttgctgcagtTAATACGAGCAACCAAAATACCGAAAGTGCAAATAACGTTCAAAATGATGTAGAGGAGCAGACAAAATGCGAGCTTTACTCTAAGTACACACAAAAGAGCAATAAGCGTCGGCAAAAAGAGAATAAATCAAAACTTGCTTACAAAAGAATACGAAGTATTTCAACTTCTTCGTCTTCTTCGTCAACAACATCGGAATCGTCGTCCATGACATCGACAACAACATCGCCTTCAACCAGCTCTACAACAACTGCTAATAGTAAGAGAGCAAAAGAGAATCAACCATTGGTTTATGAGccaattataaaattaagaagACTTTCAGCGGAAACCATTTCAAAATACACAAAAACGCCGGCCAGCGCGTCAAGAACTATAAACATACGTTTAGTAGAAGACGTTAGAAGGACGATGAAAACTGTGCATCATTTGGTCAAGGAGAAACCGATCAAACtaaatgttaaatataaaaacatcgATATACATATGACCAATACTAATACGAAATTTTGTATGTTGTGTAAATCAAAACCATCAGATTTAACAAATCACTACAAAAGGGTACACAAAATCGAATCTTATGTGGCACGTCTCAGCAGATCGGCCTtacaatatttggaaaataacatTTCATTTGCACAAAAATTAGCACAAAGTACATCACAGAGtgtgaaaaagtataaaattaaatgcgCTTTTTGTCAGGATGAAATCGCAgataagtttataaatttttacaagcATTTCTCCATACACACCGGCGAATATGCTTTTCAATGTGATGTTTGCAAGTTGGAAAAACCCTACGAATTTGACATACAATCGCATAAATGCCATTCGAAGTCTTGTCGCAATGCCGCTATTCGAACACTCTACCAATATCCCCCAAACGTGCTggtcatatatttatattgttgtaAAATATGCAATTTCGTACAATTAAATGAAGCAAATACATTTAAACATTTGCGTGATCACCACGATAAACGGCAAGATGATTCGAGTTGCATAACTAAATATATACTGACAGCTATAAATGATGAGGAGACTTGCGAAAAATCCGCTGAATTAGATACAAACTATGATTTACTAATGAAGGATGATGATGTTGAAGATATACAGGTGAAAAATGAGGCCATACTAGAAGATATTACTGAAAAAGAGCAGGTAGAGTCAAATCAAGTGCCTGGTAAGCAGCAAGACTTCAAAGCCACGATTAGCAGCGGCTTAGGAATGGTTGAACTTCCGTATACAAAATACTACAAATACTCCTCTGtactaaataaaaatccaaCTTCGGTGCAACAAAATGACGAAAGACCTATAGTTTTGTCATCAGTGGAAAATGTTGTAAATTCAAGTGCTGCGTCGTGTTTAGAGTACATAAAAACGGAATACTCGGACATATTACcgttacaaaaagaaaattatagttGTAAGAAACTATTGCAAAGTTCTAGTAAGATTTCTTATCGCCAATATCCAAATGGAGTTTCTTATTTCGGCTTATACAAATGCATGGCCACGGATTGTCTATTCTCGACGGATGCTAAAGAGGAAATATTACAACATCTGCAGGAACATTTGAGCAGTGAATGCCCACCGGAAGACTGTCTACTATGCGGTTACTGTCAATTAGATGCAGAAATTTGCTCAACACCCGAAGAGCTGATTGCACATATACAACAAAAGCATCAGCAATCGCAGTTCCAATGTTCAGTTTGTTGCTATCGCGCTATTTCACCAAGTCATGTTTCAGAGCACTTTAAACATGCACACTCAGAACAAGAGTTGCAGTTTGTATACAACTGTGCGTTGGATATCAATTTAGACACTAGTGCCCCAgcaaatattgctgaattgcTGGAAGAAAATGTGGAACCGCTCGTATGTCCGCTTAAAG ATTGCGTACAAAGTTTCCAGAGCGTGGGTTGGATGAAAAATCATCTCATGCATGCGCACTCTTTAACAATCAAAAGTGAAAGTATTACAGCACTGGAAAAATATGCGTGTATATTTTGTAcaatgaatttttttgatttggaGAAGGTCAAGAATCATTTGGCTAGGAATCATCCCGACCAGCAACCTTACGTTTGCGAAAGAGTTTTACTTCCAGAAAAAGAG GAggatttattgcaaaatttaacCATAACATTTGTGTCGCTGCCAACAATACCAGCTGAAAATATCAGGCATGTAAAGGTGAAACAAGAATTCGGTTTTAACTCAACAAATGACAGATCCGTGTTAACGAGAACAGATAAAGCGAGCAATACAACCGACGCGGCTACAGAAAATCAGACTGAGTGTGACACCAAGCCAAATTTAGAGCAATTAGTGCGAACAGCTGAAGAGAGCGTCAAACTGAGTTTGctcaaattgataaaaaatactGGCATTTCCCCCGATTTACTCTATCATTGCCCACAACTTACATGCGGCGGATTTTTCTCATCCTACGACTTGTGGTATAGGCATATGAGCCTACGGCATTGTTGTCTTTTAAGTATTTGCCCACATTGTACCAATGATAAGAATACCGAGTTGCCATTGCTTGATTTCAAAGAGCACTTCGAACTACACTGTTGTCATCTAAATGGCTGTTTCCATTGCGGGGAAACATTTTCTAATGAGCAGGCAACCAGAGATCACATAACCcttgcacacacaaacataaatacaGACTCTGCGACGATACAAACAGCAAAGGTGGCACTCTATTTCAATCAatcatttaatatattattgaaatcgGAGCAAGAGAAGGATAGGTACACCCTTTTGTTGGAGCTGCAAGAAGTGATACAAAATCGTTGTAAATATGCAGAAAAGTTGTACTACGAGTCTTTAAAAACACAGTGGATTGTGCCGGTGACTGCGACGTGGTTGGAAAACTTTCCAAGTTTCAAAACTAATGACCGGATCAAACGGAAGTGCTTTTGTCGAAATTGTCCCTTCCAAACGTATGataatgaattattttatacacatttaagaAAAACTCATCAGGTTAATGATAATAAATTTGTGTGTGCGAAATGTGATTTTCATGTAGCGTGCAAAAACTGGGACCCCATTATAGATCATATAAAAATGCATGTTctgaatatacacatatgttcGGTATGCTCATTTTATCATCATGATCGACAAGCAATACGTGCACATTTGTCGCAAGAGCATCGCTTTAGAGATGTGCCGATTGTGACGCTAATACGTTCGTCGTTGAATACTCAAATTTCATTAGCCATTGTATTTGCACagcaaagaaaaacattttccaccataaacagctgtttttgttgtgataAAAGCAATAGTTCGTGGAATGCATTAGCTACACATTTGAGGAAAACTCATCATTTGACGttgcaatatttttgtgaaatctgCGACGAGTCACTTAAGCTCACAGAATGTGATGTGCATTTTAGCAACTGTCATCCAACAGCAGTGTTAAGGATTCGGTGTCACATTGCAACTAACACTCAAATATCTATGGATAGCGTGATGCCATTCAAACTCACAATCGAATCAAATGCCAATGATGCACTCGGAGTAGCAATTAAAGAAGAACCCTGTGATATTGATATGGATAGTGATATTGAACTAATTAATGACGATGATATTGTCATCGCTAATGATATGCAAATGTGCGAAACTCAGAAAAATCCGACAGTTATAAGATGTGTGAGTGTTGCGAATCTACAAAGTCAGCACACAAATAACGGTAATTTTGAAACGCTTGCATTGCCACAGCGACCACTTCCAGGTGCCGACCCTAAATCGATAAGATGTGTGAGTGTTGCGAATCTACAAAGTCAGCACACAAATAACGGTAATTTCAAAACGCATGCATTGCCACAGCCACCACTGCCAGTTGCCGACCCTAAATCGATAAGATGTGTGAGTGTTGCGAACCTACAAAGTCAACACACAAATAACGGTAGTTTTGAAATGCTTACATTGCCACAACCACCACTTCCAGTTCCAGTATCAATACCACAGTTACAGCCACAGCCAATACAACAACTGCAATTGCAATCACGACTCATTCCACAGTTCGGGGCTCAAACGAGGCATATCAACCCGACGAACGttacaaatacaaacacgccATTGTTTACACCGCCATTAGCAAAACATAGCAAAAATCCGAATTTCGCTGGTGACTACAATAACAGgcctgttgaaatttttgtaaatggtACAG gcAATCGTCTGAGCAATAATTATGCTCTCCAAAATTTTCAACCATGA